The Narcine bancroftii isolate sNarBan1 chromosome 6, sNarBan1.hap1, whole genome shotgun sequence genome window below encodes:
- the ppp1r3da gene encoding protein phosphatase 1, regulatory subunit 3Da: MATACQSLGEAGVVQGCPAPEARAVPANRCTGFRNQLSQVLGWKKGIKQLAAAGESRPGRGKDTMSELGLGNTSLEQHTQFGPVKEAGSEPSIQFALGKTVMVGNYKMEQTFKSVGLNMVSQLFKQPEVDSPSEMPSSVLGLGKRLTQVPHSTTCDGVSLGQVIQSTEGVGLGQVTRCTKNEGVDLGPVTYSMKSEDVSQIILGKGGVLKHLTQPKNVIQFSLSERSLKEIIQTTEGEGGSLEHVTKSMQRDTDVLDQVMKSVLSKCSESEQMSQCSLGKSDASDQGTQPVISLETEDQVQFVVSDYKSGRDIHLAQGNGTVSEQPKPLTKGMILTTGPRIQSAVGLKLELEEEVQMVGISFPLVQPNLRAIHRASKSKEQVKPILHQDVRSAWDKKSEQYLHLPLFGSRTSKQQMQPFKCQDVEFPNSTEKTGLEQQIFMTLTQNLSYIPGLYDSLHLDNGLGSHHDTCSLQDGSHLDPHSDKRDWPSLQTVRKRAKSCPGSPTERRKSNRSNHSNRVRFADSLGLELTEVRSFDSSEEPSVPAHVLASFATKDPTEHVRLVQSFKMEFTNPMDDENFNERLNSQKVCLEAVTESDLVIHGTILVLNLAYHKEVSVHYTCTEWKLFTDVSAQFEKSVEDKVDRFTFTLSPLIHMLQPGCSLQFAIKYIVEGVEFWDNNNSSNYRMTYQSLQVTLPSENEEKTVNLD; the protein is encoded by the coding sequence ATGGCCACAGCTTGCCAGAGTCTGGGCGAAGCCGGCGTCGTCCAGGGCTGCCCAGCGCCCGAAGCCCGCGCAGTCCCAGCAAACCGCTGCACGGGCTTCAGGAACCAACTCTCCCAGGTCCTGGGCTGGAAGAAGGGGATCAAACAGCTGGCAGCAGCTGGGGAATCGCGGCCTGGCCGGGGCAAGGACACCATGTCAGAGCTGGGCTTAGGTAATACTAGTTTAGAGCAACACACTCAGTTTGGCCCAGTTAAAGAAGCTGGGTCAGAGCCAAGCATTCAGTTTGCTCTGGGCAAGACGGTGATGGTTGGTAATTATaaaatggagcaaacattcaaatCAGTGGGtctgaacatggtttcacaattATTTAAACAGCCTGAAGTTGATTCTCCCTCAGAAATGCCCAGTTCTGTGCTTGGTTTGGGCAAAAGATTAACACAGGTCCCCCATTCTACTACTTGTGACGGTGTTAGTTTAGGGCAGGTCATCCAGTCCACCGAGGGTGTTGGTTTAGGGCAGGTCACCCGGTGCACCAAGAATGAGGGTGTTGATTTAGGACCAGTCACCTATTCTATGAAGAGCGAGGATGTCAGCCAGATTATATTGGGTAAAGGTGGTGTTTTAAAACATCTCACCCAACCAAAGAATGTCATCCAGTTTTCCCTGAGTGAGCGTAGTTTAAAGGAGATCATCCAAACTACAGAGGGTGAAGGTGGAAGCTTGGAGCATGTTACCAAGTCTATGCAGCGTGACACAGATGTTTTAGACCAGGTTATGAAGTCAGTGTTGAGTAAATGTAGTGAGTCAGAGCAGATGTCCCAATGTAGTTTGGGTAAAAGTGATGCGTCAGACCAAGGTACCCAGCCTGTTATTAGTTTAGAAACAGAAGATCAGGTCCAGTTTGTTGTTAGTGATTACAAATCAGGAAGAGACATTCATCTTGCCCAAGGTAATGGCACTGTGTCAGAGCAGCCCAAGCCTCTGACAAAGGGAATGATCCTGACCACTGGTCCAAGGATTCAGAGTGCTGTGGGTTTGAAGCTGGAATTGGAAGAAGAGGTTCAGATGGTAGGGATAAGTTTTCCACTTGTACAACCCAACCTCAGAGCTATTCATCGAGCCTCAAAATCAAAGGAGCAGGTCAAGCCTATCCTACATCAAGATGTGCGATCAGCCTGGGATAAGAAATCGGAACAGTATCTACACCTCCCCTTGTTTGGGAGTAGAACCTCTAAGCAACAAATGCAGCCTTTCAAGTGCCAAGATGTGGAGTTCCCTAATTCCACTGAGAAAACAGGGTTAGAACAACAGATCTTTATGACCCTCACTCAAAATCTGAGTTACATCCCGGGCTTATATGATAGCCTGCACCTGGACAATGGACTGGGCTCACACCATGACACTTGCAGTCTACAAGATGGATCCCATCTTGATCCACATTCAGATAAAAGGGACTGGCCATCATTGCAAACAGTGCGAAAGCGTGCAAAATCATGCCCAGGCTCCCCAACGGAGAGGCGAAAGAGTAACAGAAGTAACCACAGTAATAGAGTGAGATTTGCTGATTCGTTAGGCTTGGAGTTAACTGAAGTCCGAAGCTTTGACTCATCAGAAGAACCATCTGTGCCAGCACACGTCCTGGCCAGCTTTGCTACCAAGGACCCCACGGAACACGTTAGATTGGTGCAGAGTTTCAAAATGGAGTTCACCAATCCCATGGATGATGAAAATTTCAATGAACGATTGAACAGCCAGAAGGTGTGCCTGGAAGCAGTGACAGAGTCAGATCTGGTTATCCATGGCACCATCCTGGTCTTAAACCTGGCATATCATAAAGAGGTGTCAGTCCATTATACCTGCACTGAATGGAAGCTTTTCACTGATGTTTCAGCGCAGTTTGAAAAAAGTGTTGAAGACAAAGTGGACCGTTTCACATTCACACTAAGTCCATTGATTCATATGCTCCAGCCAGGCTGCAGTCTGCAGTTTGCTATCAAGTACATTGTTGAAGGAGTAGAGTTCTGGGACAACAACAACAGTAGCAATTACAGGATGACATACCAGTCCCTTCAGGTCACTCTCCCCAGTGAAAACGAGGAAAAGACAGTCAATTTAGATTGA